A genomic segment from Solenopsis invicta isolate M01_SB chromosome 5, UNIL_Sinv_3.0, whole genome shotgun sequence encodes:
- the LOC120357965 gene encoding uncharacterized protein LOC120357965, translated as MLRDDIVKFFIVACNFNNKIVKGHYFKKIARDNDASNYALFDKFAKECSSTLLCVMHRLGHCNGNVTLENIIRRHVETRQQNKAFFENDAGGHIADFLRQREVVRHVARVEPLPPRRAAPLERNYGARRRRAEEELQGAVAARRPRIEIADLVAEPPSPRYTPVGESSDDDEDTRDNFDRVPSSADEAIFTPVQANETEDEEERTCVKLAPRN; from the exons ATGTTGCGCGacgatattgttaaattttttatcgtggcgtgtaattttaataataaaatagtgaagGGTCACTATTTTAAGAAGATAGCGCGTGACAATGACGCGTCGAACTACGCATTGTTCGACAAGTTCGCTAAGGAGTGCTCCAGCACATTGCTATGTGTTATGCACAGGCTGGGGCACTGTAATGGCAACGTGACgttggaaaatataattcgaCGTCACGTTGAAACGCGACAACAGAATAAAGCGTTTTTTGAAAATGATGCGGGGGGTCATATAGCTGACTTCTTGCGTCAAAGAGAAG ttgtaAGACACGTAGCCAGGGTTGAGCCGCTACCGCCTCGTCGTGCGGCGCCTCTTGAGCGAAACTACGGGGCGAGACGACGACGCGCAGAAGAGGAGCTTCAAGGTGCCGTAGCAGCCC GAAGACCACGAATTGAAATCGCGGACTTAGTTGCGGAGCCACCATCACCTCGATACACCCCCGTCGGTGAATCAtcag atgaCGACGAGGATACTCGAGATAATTTTGACAGAGTTCCATCCTCAGCCGATGAGGCTATATTTACTCCag tgcaaGCAAACGAGACGGAGGATGAAGAAGAAAGAACCTGCGTGAAGTTAGCCCcccgaaattga